The genomic DNA CTAGTGTGGTGTTTCCACTGATCTGTCTCTTCTTCAGGTTTCCTCGCATTCCAAAAGTTCTTGGGGTTCATATCCACTTATCATCTACCATCTCATAAATATGTATTTCAAAACCCTTGTCTGTTATGTATTATTGATATCTGTGTTATGTTGAACAGATCTGcccaacaacttaactttggactgcTATTTTGTTGGAGCCACTCTGATAGTTTGATTACAGGATAGCTTTCTACCACATGCAACAGGCACATTTGTCAACTGGGAACCATGCCATAGCCCTCACTGTCATTATGCAAAAGGCAGCAAAGTGACAAGAGAaaaaaagaagacaaatcagaaaGCACACACAACTCTTTCTATTCCTTTTCAGTTTTATAAGACTGCTGATTGACATTGATGGAGCTGCCTCTGCTCAAAGTTCAAAATTCTATGAAAATAGCCACCTCTGAATTGTTGAACCAGTAGAGAGACTGAGCCAGAAAGAATCAATAGGGATGGGATACTCTGTGCATTTGAACAATCCACATGATGCATGCATAGCTGCAAAGATACTTAATAACCTTATCCACCATAGATACCTACTAGGCACAATTAAGATTGAAGGATTTCAATGATGCATAAGATTTATCATTTGTGTAACTGATTTGATTACTTTGGCTCAAGATATATCATTGCATCACGAGGCCATAAAAATTTAGCACTTAATCTGATACTGAAACAATAAAAATTTCTCCTGTAATGACACAATGGTAAGTAGTTATACAGGCAAAAAAGTAATGAGATTTCTAGATAAGAAAAATGTTTTTATGAAATTGATCTATTCATTACTTTGGATACTGAGATAAGAACTTATATGAATAAACAGTACAAATAAAGGACCATGTGATCATAGACAATAGAGAACTCATTACATCGAATGAAGGGGAAAACATAGATAGTGCAGTGTGCACATTATAATGAGCAAGAACAATAGTTAAGTAACTCTGACTATTGTCTGCCATTAGTCTAGTTCTAAACCTAGATCAAGGAAATGGTACTAAAATCTATAAAGTCTCAATTATTTCAAACTACATGCTGAATATTCTTTCATAACATAAAGGAGACACTTGTTGACAAGATGTGTTATACACATAAGCCTTAGCACAAAGGGTCATAGCTCTCTTCAAAATCTCGATAACAAATTGAGGGATCAAAGTGAAAGGACTGCATTCATACAAGAAGTGAAAGATTTTTTACAACATTAATCAGATGAATCCTTATTAACTCTATTCTTGCTGTTTCAGAAACTTTACAAGTTAAGCTTCAAGACACTCCAATTCGGTATGAATGGTTTTCCATGCTAAAAGTATATGTTCTCAATGTATCGATCTTTGtcacctttttatttttttacaaggataaaaataatgaaaaaaatcaGTTCTAAATTAAGGCAAGATAACAAACAGATAAGATCTATACTTTTCGCATCTTTTCAGCAAGCTCAACATGTGCAGACTTTACATTATAATCACTTCCAGTTTTGGTCAGACCCTGCCAAAGAAGGTAGAAAAACTTGAGTTCATACACAAATGTTAAAATATGATCTTATATCACCGAGATGGTAATGTTGTCTGCAGTTGGAAATTGCCTTTGTTATAACCAAAAGAGACAAATCCACACGGTTCATTAAAAGATCTGAAATTGTGTTCTTCACATATTGAACTACGCCAGGAATATCTTGGTCAATTAGTATCTTGTGTATGCATTCGTTTACCAGATTTACCAACAAACAGTTGTTTCTTCTGACTGTCTCAATGCCTGTTGTTAAGAAATTGAATGCCACTAAATCATGTTTTTTCAATAACTATTAAATAGTTCAAATACTTACCTTTTGTGTCCATTTTGTCAAAACTATCAGGCTTTGTCCAGTATAATCCAGCATATCTCTTCTTGCTTATTAGCAAATAGGGATAATAGACCTTTTCAAATTCAAGCCTAATGGGCttcaaaaaatgtttaaaaaaaattaggacaGAGACTAAAaacaaaatttgagaatatgcACTATATATTCTTGGATGACAAATTTGCCTCAtagtaaataaataaagaaagaaaataaaacgtgATTTAAAATGAAGactaaaaatgtcagctaggatATCTAGCTATAATACCCTTAGTTTACAATGTCAGCTAGGATATCTAGCTGATAATACACTAAGTAATAGAAATTTAAAGAAACACATGATTTAAGACATCCACAACTCAAATAATCATGTCTCAACCCTCGGATACCTTTATGAAAGTTCctgtaatatattctgatgcttcTCTTCCTAACTTCATTGCTTCCTCTACAGAAGGCACACCGAATTGTACCATAACAGAGTTAGTGTCCCCATAAATAACCTAGAAAATTGATCATTAAGTAGTCAACTAAAGAATAAAATTGATATCTGTGTTATGTTTCATAGAATTGCCACTCCAGGAAGATAAACCCACCCAGGACGCCTCCCTCCACAACATGTAAGACAAATCGATAGAGTGAGAGATTGAAGGGGCTGCTTCCTTCGGATCCTTGTCCTGGCAAAGCCTGACCTCTATTCTCTTCGATTATCCGTCGTAATTAATCCAAGAATGCAATTTTTCTCCTCTGCTGAGGATGAGAAGCAAACCATCGTCGGAAAGATTACTGCTTTTTGTCAAAAGTTCTCCACCAACATCGACTTCGACGAGGCTTGATGTCGTCACGAACTTCACTGCAACGACACTGGTCGATAACCTAGACAAGTCGCCATTCGCCGGTTCCAAGGGAACGTTGACCGGAGATAAAAAGAAAGCTAGGCCTCCGCCATTGCCGAGCGAAACAGAGaacgagaaggaagaagagaacccGGGCTTGGTGCCGAAGAATCTGACTGGTTTCCAGTAAATCATAAGCCCGGAGCTCTCGTTCGCCGCACGCGTCACCCTCACCTCCGAGCTATTCGTCTCAGCATCGCCATAGAGGGGAAACTCTGTGGCGAAGCTCCGATTTTTCTCCGACCCAccgaaagagaagaagagagcgTTACCTTCTCCAGTCGATGCGCAGTTCCCAGGTGACAAGGGGGCGACAAGCAGAAGGATGATGGCGAGAATGAGAGCGGAAGAGGTTGAGGACGTCATCATTGGAAAGATCCCTAGGCGAGGTGCAAAATGTGCAAACGACGAAGGAGCAGAAACCCTAAGCACCATGAAGCATGAGGAAAAGACGAAGAAACCAGAAACTAGAAAGCATGAGGAGAAGAAACCCTAAGAGATGGAGCAACCCGCGAGAGGGCAAAGAcggaagggagaggagaagagaaggggaaagagGATATGGATGTGGTCGTTTTCCACAGACCTCACAAGGGAGTCGTGTGTTGAtcttgatcgggagaggaaggggcgtcaatTTAGCAAGGGGaaggacggcgcgatataggtttaggtttggagggaagtgttgtaaattttggctaagtatgggtgaaaaaattaaattattttatttaccaTAGACACTgggttttaaaaatcgttgttaaaatcggtgtctattaacgaaaaaaaggcgctcatagacatcggctaaaaaatcgatgtctataagCGAAAAtcagcgctcatagacatcagtttttggaaaaactggagtaaaatactcaaagacatcggtgtttgcttaaaaccgttgttgttccaccgatgtctatgagggtttttcttgtagtgggagctgggataagcgcttgtcatttatatgacctaagcgacagtgccagagataggtttggttcaggtcatttgacttgaacctcttggtatttatgttatagatagggctttcaaggtctagaatgtagagtccgttcatcataggtgcactacaatagaacatatcttttaaataaacagaacaacatttgtccttaattataaaagagaaacctttcttgtccaaacaagaaactgaaattatgttctttgttaatgcagacacataacaacattcatctaattctaatacaagcctagagggcagagatagatgataagttcctacagcaacagcagcaacccgtgctccattgcctactcgtaggtccacctcgcccttcgccaatgccctgctatttctcaacgcctgcacattagtataaatgtgagatgcacatccggtatctaatacccatgatgaagaaataaatagattgacttctataacatatatacctgaagtggaagtctcacttcacttcttcttaagatcttctaggtacactttgcagttcctcttccagtgcccggtctgaccgtagtggaagcaggtagcatccttggcgacccctcctttaggcttaagtgccttgcctttgcccttggcttgagactttcctttgcctttgggctttcccttgcccttatgtttctgaaccatcagaacagagtgaggctttgccttcttaaggttcagctcagtagttcttaacatgctaagcagctcggacaGTGGCTAGTCaattttgttcatattatagtttagaacgaactgactatagctatccggcaaggattgcaagatcaggtcagtggccagctcttggccaagcaggaatcccaacctctgtaggttttctatgtacccaatcattttgagtacatatgggcctacgggagcccaactgacatcttacactgaaacagtgcccttgagatctcaaatctctcatgcctcgcttgtccttgatacagttgacgaagatgttcaatcatatcgtaagcgcccattaactcgtgttgcttctgaagctcagagttcatgatcgcgagcattagacatgacacatctaatgcgtcatcttgatgcttcttgtaagcatctttgtctactcacgtggcattggcaggaggagcctccggaatgggctactccagaacctacagtttacgttcctgggtgagaactattctcaagttcctgtaccagtccaggaaatttgctccgttgagcttgtccttctcaaggatagaacgcagagagaaggtgttcatattcgacgtcatggttatctacaacagaaaaatgaagaaaataaatatcatattcttttaaatcatttaattaggcctttaactaaatgatgctcccactgaattctataattcatgtgggacaagatccacatcatactaacccttgagttagctttggctaatacacccaagatttagtatgatggGTAGGTAACGagttaccaattacatctctatgcaactcttgtttataggatcattatccgtagttatattaaaacttgagttagctttggctaatacgcctaagaattaatataaatgtgatttatgtcctatctttccaaccattggaagaatgcctatagttgtactcgatccaaccgagttaactaggaatactcaatctaattgagtttgtattcgcccatgagttgataagcgggaccaagattgtccctccgtaccctaccaagataatatgtgttgctctgctttggcagattcaacaacacatgtgatcgaggtagtgatagcaatcacggcacggtaggcattagagttgacgtgatttatatctaatctaaacgatgatgtgtatcatatactcaatttagatctaatctaatcgtggggtgcatcatgtgcacgacttagatctaatctaatcgttaggcactaattaattacttaatcatgcatcacatatacacaagcaattaattaaattaatttgtgattagtcatgaccctactatgatcttctcaagccaatgagaagatcggatggtcaacctagggtcaacagcttctcaagctccttcccttgaccaccttgtgttgctcgcgccctcctcataactccgtctcgagtggaccttccacggctccaattttgtacattacaattttgaaactcgagttacattcgagtctaaactaatttacaacaagaataaataatagagaaaggcacgacgctcaggtcgcgaatcaaatgtacaacacacacaacacaaatgatggcgcgcaggccgtaatatgaattacaacatattaccaatcagattgggtcgttttgggccatgaccatcacaaattatacataattctaaattatttaatttacataattttctataattttaatattattttttacaatttttacgagtaaaatttcccggcggtcccgtttagcggttttcgggcgcaatcgcggaacgaatccccttgcggggccaggggaagcgcccctacccgcgatctaaccatcgcgagtgtccctaagcgatcctacagcgccttagtctgctgtcccaaaaggatttggggcgaaaccttgtcgtttctGAAAAAtcttctcagtagtcgaagcctacaagtgtataaacacttgtgcttcgcttctacgagaaaattactcataaaaatccataaaaacttaaatttacagaaaatcacagaagctatatttttcataaaaatcaaactaaactcgtacaagtctttgcacgtggctctgataccactgtttggtttttcgggccgcgaaaatccctttttcgcgtcgcggaaaccccgaaagccccgccaccggatccgtgcgaagaataaaattacggaaacattatgagtacgagtttacaaactctagatctacattagagtatgatttttacccttgatgtgtgcctttcgcgaatcctgctcgtccaatggtgcaggatctcaagattgtcaaagtagacaaccctctagaagtatccacacgaacacaagaaggagatcaccaaactaaagtgtgctagcgccttagtagggttcggcaagatgaggaaaggaagagcaagaagagagagcactagaaggaagaagatgagagttacacttgcaaaaatgaaactcattCAATCCAATAAAGTAGCCGGCCACACttatgtggtttgtaacctccatgggataccaagagtcacaactcttggtaactcccatgaggtggcttcccacttaagcaaccatgatgatgtggagcatcatcattggcccactcaatgccaactcaccaatgaggtggcataaagtcaagtcaaacttgactcttcatcttcctctcaagtcaagtcaaacttgacttaatctctctcttggttgatctaatccaaccatttaattcaagccaatttaatataatgaatctaattcatttaattaaattgattcaatgagttataatctaaattagactcattgaacacatgaatcaacttgagtccaactcaattagcccaattaggattactcttaatccaatttgattcatcaaatgaatctaatcctcttggttcaccatgtgaacctaatctccatttaattgtccttagtgtgtgaccctataggttcttgtaacgttggcaatgtccctaaacccatttaggagtataagtaataagcggtatctagcaatacatcattactacccaagttacaagaatgttgagatccaacatcaccttgtgactactaattgtgactccgtacaatatatgacaagtgtccttccatcctagacatctagattgctaaatatgaggcatagaccatgtcatcctctaatcaatctaaatcttgaactccaagtagactcactaaatcaaatgagctcaatatctcatattggctcatttgggcatggccatgcacttcgtggtctcactctatcaagaatatcgatgtcactcccgtcatataggagggatagatcccatctacatcactcacatccctctgcataattcgttacatacccagtaatcgcctttatagtccacccagttacgggtgacgtttgacgaaaccaaagtacataactccttatgtagggatccatggtgacttcaggtctaaggactagtagtcatactaatatccacatgagaaagtatatgacactcatataacaatccatgatactttctcatggcgggtcattcagtatacattctccaatgcatacccatgtgtcaacttgatatctctatatccatgacttatgagatcaagtcatcgagttgacctacatgctagtcttattgcattaacattatccctgaatgttaatactcgattaggaatgattaagagtagtgttccctatatcatctcactatcggttcaactaaccgattgatataggtgagaaccttctactcaaggactctattatacttagtttatttggcaccaatacaagtaagtataataaccaaaaacaaatgcctttatttatataagaatatgatacaacaagtccataatacaatcatcaaatgattggctctaaggctctaactaacaatctcccactagcactagtgccaatcagtgtaggctctaagcccaaatgacctagtgtgaccatcatgcttcctctgtgccaaagccttggtcaagggatctgcgatgttagcctctgtaggtactctacatatcttcacatctcctctctcgataatctctcgaatgagatggaagcgccgtagtatatgtttggtctgctagtgtgagtgaggttccttcgcttgtgctatagctccattgttgtcacaatagagctcaatggggtcagcgatactaggaaccaccccaagtttagtgatgaacttgcggatccaaactgcctcctttgctgcctctgatgcagcaatgtactcggcctctgtcgtagaatcagctactgtgtcctgcttcgaactcttccagctcatatcaccaccatttatgcaaaatatgaactctgactgcgatcgataatcatcctgatcggtctggaagctggcatcactgtaaccctttatagctagctcatcattgcctccatatatcaagaaatattttttagtccttcttaagtacttaagaatattcttgaccgctatccagtgactttcacctagatctgactggtatctgctcgtcatgctcaaagcatacgagacatcaggtcgagtacatatcatggcgtacataatagatcctatggctgaggcataagggatctgatccatgcggaattgctcaaaacttctgggtagcgtttggagaataatatcgatctgggttccccatcgattttagctccaaggatctgtatttcgttcaaataagccatcatcttgaggatatgatcccttatgggtgtcccctctgacatggtggttgtcattaactttct from Zingiber officinale cultivar Zhangliang chromosome 4A, Zo_v1.1, whole genome shotgun sequence includes the following:
- the LOC121972313 gene encoding uncharacterized protein LOC121972313; the protein is MTSSTSSALILAIILLLVAPLSPGNCASTGEGNALFFSFGGSEKNRSFATEFPLYGDAETNSSEVRVTRAANESSGLMIYWKPVRFFGTKPGFSSSFSFSVSLGNGGGLAFFLSPVNVPLEPANGDLSRLSTSVVAVKFVTTSSLVEVDVGGELLTKSSNLSDDGLLLILSRGEKLHSWINYDG